The sequence GCAGTAAATACGATGCATTTGTTACTCCAGGGATGCTGATTCTACAAGCCGTTCCTCAAGTGGTTATTGCAATGATTGCACTATTTACCTTCGCAATCGGTTTGAAGTGGTTCCCAACAGGCTACGCCTATACCGCAGGTACGATACCTGACTGGACAAGCTGGGCATTCATTAAAGACGTTGCGTACCATGCTTTCTTACCTTTGGTGTGTGCTTCCATTGTTCAAATTGGTGGCTTCCTAGTAAACATGCGTAACAACATGATCAACCTACTAGCAGAAGACTACATTACGATGGCTAAAGGCAAAGGCCTTAGCGAAAACCGAGTGGTATTCAACTACGCAGCTCGTAACGCGATGCTACCAAGTGTCACTGCGCTTTCTATGTCGCTAGGTATGGCTATCGGTGGTCAGTTAATTATCGAAATCATCTTTAACTACCCAGGTCTTGGTAGCGTACTTTTCAACGCAATCAATGCTCGTGACTACCAAGTATTACAAGGTCAGCTACTTATCATGACGCTGTTCATGCTGTTCTTTAACCTAGTTGCAGACATGCTTTACGTTGTTCTTGACCCTCGTCTTCGTAAGGGTGGTAAATAATCATGAAAGACTTTCTAAAACTCATTTGGCGTAACCCGATGGCCCTAACTGGCGTCATCATCCTAAGTATTTTTATCCTTGGCGCAATTGCTGCTCCATTGATCACTAAACACGTACCAGACAAACGTACAGGTAATCCACACGAATACCCTGGCTTCGTCGTTAAGTCTGCACAAACAAGCCCTGATGGCTGGGTTGCTCAAAACCTAGCAGACGACCGTCGTACATTGATTATGTCTAAAAAGGCAGACCACGTACTTGGTACAACTCGTATGGGTCGTGACGTTTGGTCACAAGTGGTATACGGCGCACGTGTATCTCTTGCTGTAGGTTTTGGTGCAGGTCTAACTGTATGTCTACTCGCAACGGTTATCGGTGTTTCTGCAGGCTACTTTGGCGGCCGTGTCGATGACATTTTAACCGCCGCAATGAACATCATGTTGGTTATCCCTCAATACCCATTACTGTTCGTAGTTGCAGCCTTTATCGGTGAAGCAGGGCCACTCACCATAACCTTAGTTATTGGCTTTATGTCCTGGGCTTGGGGCGCGCGTGTTGTTCGTTCTCAAACCTTGGCACTACGCGAAAAAGAATTTGTAAAAGCAGCAGAAGTTTTGGGTGAATCTTCATTCCGCATCATCTTCGTTGAGATTCTGCCAAACCTTATCTCTATCGTTGGCGCGAGCTTCATCGGCTCGGTGATGTACGCAATCATGATGGAAGCAACGATTTCGTTCCTAGGTCTTGGTGACCCGAACACAATCAGCTGGGGCATCATGCTTTACAACGTTCAAACCTCTTCATCAATGCTAATTGGCGCTTGGTGGGAACTATTGGCTCCTTGTATCGCATTGACACTACTTGTAACTGGCCTTGCACTACTTAACTTTGCTGTCGATGAGATTGCTAACCCTCAACTGCGTTCTCATAAAGGCATGAAGCGTTGGAAGAAGCTTGCAGCTCAAGACAAAGAAGAAC is a genomic window of Vibrio sp. FE10 containing:
- a CDS encoding ABC transporter permease produces the protein MGYFLRRLSFYFVALLVAATLNFIIPRAMPGDPVTMMFANASVQVTPERIAAMKELLGFVDGGLLVQYGAYMKNILSWELGTSIQFYPLSVNTLLGGAFGWSLFLAGTAVILSFSIGSILGIFAAWKRGSKYDAFVTPGMLILQAVPQVVIAMIALFTFAIGLKWFPTGYAYTAGTIPDWTSWAFIKDVAYHAFLPLVCASIVQIGGFLVNMRNNMINLLAEDYITMAKGKGLSENRVVFNYAARNAMLPSVTALSMSLGMAIGGQLIIEIIFNYPGLGSVLFNAINARDYQVLQGQLLIMTLFMLFFNLVADMLYVVLDPRLRKGGK
- a CDS encoding ABC transporter permease, which codes for MKDFLKLIWRNPMALTGVIILSIFILGAIAAPLITKHVPDKRTGNPHEYPGFVVKSAQTSPDGWVAQNLADDRRTLIMSKKADHVLGTTRMGRDVWSQVVYGARVSLAVGFGAGLTVCLLATVIGVSAGYFGGRVDDILTAAMNIMLVIPQYPLLFVVAAFIGEAGPLTITLVIGFMSWAWGARVVRSQTLALREKEFVKAAEVLGESSFRIIFVEILPNLISIVGASFIGSVMYAIMMEATISFLGLGDPNTISWGIMLYNVQTSSSMLIGAWWELLAPCIALTLLVTGLALLNFAVDEIANPQLRSHKGMKRWKKLAAQDKEEREPDLPPQNALWSGDK